CCGCGGGCTGGTGGCGGGCGGCGTCACGATCTTCCTGACCACGCAGTATCTCGAGGAGGCCGACCACCTCGCCGACCGGATCGCGGTGCTCGACCGGGGCACGCTGGTCGCCGAAGGGACCGCCGAAGAGCTCAAGCGTGGGCTGCCCGGCGGCCACGTGCGGCTGCGGTTCGCCGACCCGGCGGGGCTTGACGCGGCGGCCCGCGTACTCGATGGCGGGTCAAGGGATGACGAGGCGCTCACCCTGCTGGTGCCCGGTGACGGCGGCGTCGCCGCGTTGCGCGGGTTGCTCGACCGGTTGGATCAGGCGGCGATCGAGGTCGAAGAGTTGTCGGTGCACACACCCGACCTCGACGACGTGTTCTTCGCGCTCACCGGCAACCCCATCGCGACCGAGGAGGCCGTCCGA
This genomic interval from Asanoa ferruginea contains the following:
- a CDS encoding ATP-binding cassette domain-containing protein, with the translated sequence LGRVEGRRRVADLLDRFELTEAARKLASTYSGGMRRRLDLAMTLVGEPRVIFLDEPTTGLDPRSRRMMWQTIRGLVAGGVTIFLTTQYLEEADHLADRIAVLDRGTLVAEGTAEELKRGLPGGHVRLRFADPAGLDAAARVLDGGSRDDEALTLLVPGDGGVAALRGLLDRLDQAAIEVEELSVHTPDLDDVFFALTGNPIATEEAVR